A window of the Emys orbicularis isolate rEmyOrb1 chromosome 1, rEmyOrb1.hap1, whole genome shotgun sequence genome harbors these coding sequences:
- the LOC135874127 gene encoding olfactory receptor 52P1-like, whose product MENFNFTTSDSSIFILTGIPGLEAAHIWISIPFSTFYIMGLLGNFTVLFVVGKEQTLHKPMYLLLCMLALTDITTSTSFMPKALSIFWFNLKSITMNGCLTQMFFFHAVSTMHSAILVTMAFDRYVAICNPLRYATILTNARIAKLGLLGMIRAVLFILPMPLLLTGQPFCANRIIPHTFCDHIAVEKMSCGDTTSSKAYGLVMAFVIIGFDLTLIGLSYGLIIRAVLRISSKVAHQKALNTCTAHICSLLMDYSVGLFSTLTHRFGHGIAPHVHIILSNLNYLIPPMLNPIIYGVKTKELHDKVLKYICRIYSPCATDFKPA is encoded by the coding sequence atggaaaatttcaacttcaCCACCTCTGACTCTTCAATATTCATCCTAACCGGCATCCCTGGTCTGGAAGCTGCCCACAtctggatttccatccctttctctacTTTCTACATTATGGGCCTGTTGGGAAATTTCACAGTTCTGTTTGTTGTAGGCAAAGAGCAGACCCTGCACAAGCCGATGTACCTGTTGCTCTGCATGCTGGCGCTCACAGACATCACTACATCTACCTCCTTCATGCCAAAGGCACTGTctatattttggttcaatttgaaaAGCATTACTATGAatggctgcctcacccagatgttcttcTTTCACGCAGTTTCTACTATGCACTCAGCCATCCTAGTGACAATGGCCTTTGATCGCTATGTTGCCATATGTAACCCTCTGAGATATGCCACCATCCTCACCAATGCACGAATAGCTAAGCTAGGGCTACTGGGTATGATAAGAGCTGTTCTCTTCATTCTGCCTATGCCCCTGCTTCTGACCGGCCAGCCATTCTGTGCCAACCGCATTATCCCCCATACGTTCTGTGACCACATAGCTGTGGAAAAGATGTCGTGTGGGGACACCACATCCAGTAAAGCGTACGGCTTGGTGATGGCATTTGTAATCATTGGGTTTGACCTGACACTCATTGGCCTGTCCTATGGTCTGATCATCAGGGCCGTCCTCAGAATCTCCTCCAAAGTAGCCCACCAGAAAGCCCTCaacacctgcacagcccacaTCTGTTCGCTACTGATGGATTATTCTGTTGGACTCTTCTCTACTCTGACACACAGGTTTGGTCATGGCATCGCACCGCATGTTCACATCATCTTGTCGAATCTCAATTACCTCATTCCCCCCATGCTCAACCCTATCATTTATGGGGTCAAAACCAAAGAGCTTCATGACAAAGTGCTCAAATACATCTGCAGAATATACTCACCTTGTGCTACTGACTTTAAACCTGCATGA